GATCCACTCCTCTACTAAGATAGCCCTCACTTTGAGCCCGTTGATCTCGGTTTTAAAGAGCCTTTCAGCTTCAGACCTCACAGTAGATTCAGAGTCAGCTTTAACCACACCTCCAGCCTTACCCCTACCAGCAACTGTGACCTGAGCCTTCAGCATAACCGGCCCTCCGATAGCTCTGTATGCTGAAACAGCTTCTTCAACGTCCCTAACTAGGATGTGCCTAGGAACCTTCACGTTTACGGTGGAGAACGCTCTAAGCGCTTCATATTCTTGGAGTTTCACACTATAAATATAGCTTAAAGATACTAATATTGTTTGTTCCTCAAATATGCGAAAATGTATTTAAGGTGAGGTTTTACTTAAGGATGGATATGAGAGTCTCGGTCAAGACTGACAAAGCACCTAAACCAGCTGGACTGTACTCACAAGCAGTCAGAGCGGGCGACTTCATATTTATCTCTGGGCAAGTTGGGATAGATCCAGCTACGGGAAGGTTTGTTGAAGGGGGCGTAGAGGAGCAGACTAGGCAGACACTTAGAAACATAGAATCCATACTTACAGCTGCAGGTTCAAGTTTAGACGATGTGGTAAAGATCTCGGTCTTCCTAAAGGATGTTAAAGACTTTCAGGTGATGAATAAGGTCTTTGCAGAGTTCTTTAAGGAGCCGCCTCCAGCTAGAACCACAGTTGGTGTGGAATTTTTTGCCCCAGAAATGCTTGTTGAAATCGATGCAATAGCCTACTCACCGAAGTAAACAAGATGCTGGAAAAAGAAAAGATGGGTGCTTGTCGTCTAAAGCCCTAGTAGAGCATCTAGCGATATGACGCCCCCGCCCAGCACCATCAGAGCTACACTAGATGCTATGATGACTGTATCCAGCTCCCAACCCTTGAGGTAGCCTTTAGTCTGTTTATACTGCTGCTCAAACGCACCCATAGGTATCGGCGCATAAGCCAACTTAGTTAAATAGAGGGTTGTCGTAGCAATCATGTATATTACGAAGAAGATCGCGATTAGCCAAGTAGTCCCAATAGAAGGAATAGTCCTCCGAAGAACTCAAGAATGGCGGCAACTTCAAAGCCGGCTCTCGGAACCCCTACACTCTGCATCATAGGTATCATCTGCTGCCTCGCCTCTTTTACAAACACCTTGGGGTAGCCGTGGATTATCATGAGGACGCCTACAAGCACCCTTATCACCAGCGACGCTAGATCTGAGTATGCAGCTAATCCACCTAGCATGTTGCACTCTAATTTTACTATACAAATTAAACTATAAATAGTTTATACCAGTAAACTGATGGCCGGAAATTGCGAATTTGAGGCAACACTACAGCTCCTAGCTCGTAAGCACACTTTAACTATCCTCAGAGTTCTTGCGGTGAATAGCACTATGTGTTTTAACGAAATCAGAAGGGTTACACGCGTTAACCCGAAGACGCTTACTGACCGCTTAAGAGAGCTTGAAAAAGAGGGGTTGGTTAGGAGAAGCGAGTTGAGGAAGATTCCAAGGGAGGTCAGATATAGCTTGAGTGAGAAGGGTTTTGATCTAGCCAAGGTATTTGAGGTCATCGCTGCTTGGCACCGAAAGTATTCTAACATTTAATTAGGCGAGTGAGAAGCTCATCGCCACAAGCCGTTTCGTCTTTCTTAAAGCTGGTAGGCTGCGATTCGACGTTCTAATGGTTGGTGTTGGACATCTCTCTAAGAGTTGACAGAACCTGATTATTGAGGTAGGAGGTAGGGGAAGAAGAGCATAGAGAGAACTAGGCTGAGGACCAAAAGAGTTACGCCGAGAGTAAGCCGTTTTATAGTCTCTTCACTAGCGATGTTCTTAAGAGAGCCTTGCAGCAGCGCTCTGAACGTCTGCCCCCCGTCAAGCGGGTAGATTGGGAGGGCGTTGAATATAGATATGTTAAAGTTTACGAACCAGATCCAAAAGAAGAGGTTAGCCAGCGTCGGATATAGAGAGCCTAGAGGGGATGAGTAGAAGTGTGACATAAGCTGTGAAAAAGGTATGAGCTGCTGATTAGCGGTTGAGAAAGTAGGCCAAACCAGATACAAGAGGGGATTGACCCTCCAAGCATCCCTGTAATTATCGAGCACCTCTCTGAGCCCAACACCGGTCAACCCGAGATAGCCCTTGGAAGAATTATAGGGGTTTGCCGCAGCTGAAACCTCAACACTATAAGAACCTATTACCTCCCCTCCGGCCAACCTCACAAACCCCAACACAACTGTATCCCCAGGCTTGAGTGTAGAAAGAGTGTTATAAGCATCACCCATATCCTTGGTGCTGACGCCGTTTATCGATGTGAGCACATCACCAGGCTTTATACCAGCCGTATGCGCGGAGTACCCTTCGGCAACCGCTGTTACACCAATTCCATCGACTATAGGTGCTGCTGAGCCGAGTAGTGTAAGCAGAATTAGCAGACTGATTAACGCGACCACCATATTAGACCCAGGCCCTGCTGCGAGGACCCGCCCTGAGTCTCTCGCTCTTGCCGCGCGTATCTCTTTATCATCAACTTCAACGAACGCACCTATCGGGATGAATAAGAAGAAGAGCAAGCCCGTGGACTTCACCGGAAAGTTCAGACTTCTAGCCAAGACGCCATGTGCTGCTTCGTGAATAACGATCCCCACGATAAGTGCCACCCAACCGTATAATAAGGGAAGGTAGGGGTTGAGACCTGGTATAAGTAGGTTTGCAAGGGGTGTAACAGATCTAATATACTCTCTCGCCAAGGCATTAGATACGATTAGGCTGACAGAGCGGATCACGATGTAGAGTCCGATTACGGCTATGATGGGCATAAGGAGTGTAAAGATCCAGCCTAACCAAGGTGTTAGAATGTATCTGCCCAGTCGATCAAGCAGCCTTAACCCACGTTTAGTCTTCACTATTAGAAGTGGTGGTTGGAACTCCACTACACCGAACTTCTTTCCTTCTTTTTCGTCTGGCAACCGTCTTTCTACCGTAGGCTTGGAAGTTCAGATATATAATCTAGTGAGCTGCACTATACAATGATGGCTACGCTTCTGAAGTGCAGTAGATGCGGAGAAGCATCGGTGTATTATAGATACTATTCAGGCGAGAGGCTTTGTAGAAGCTGCTTCATAGAATCGATCATCGAGAAGACCAGACGAACGATCTCAAAGTATAAAATGCTGAGCTACGGCGACAAGATAGGTGTAGCTGTTTCAGGTGGAAAGGATAGCCTAACCCTACTTCATATACTATCCAAAATAACAAGTGGGCACGCTTCTGAAATTGTGGCGCTTATCGTAGATGAGGGGATAGAAGGGTATAGGGAAGAAGCGGTTAAGCACGCCATTCAAACGTGCAACAAGCTGGGAGTAAAGTACCGCATACTCAGCTTCAAAGATGCCTATTCTCTAACATTAGATGAAGCGATCAAGCTAAGGACGGATAAAAGTTTAGCCGCTTGCACCATCTGTGGTGCACTCAGAAGGAGGGCTATAGATCAGTTAGCTAAAGAAGCTGACGTAGATGTCGTAGCCACGGCTCACAACTTGGATGATGTCCTCCAAACCTTCCTCATGAACCTATTCTCAGGCGACATATGGCGGGTTGCTAGAAGTAGAGTTTTAGAAGAAACCTCAGAGTTCTTCCCTGTGAAGCGTGTCAAACCTCTGATGGAGATACCTGAGGCTGAGGTAGCGCTCTTCGCTTATCTTAAAGGTATACCTTTTCAGCGTGCAAGCTGCCCCTATATGAGTGAATCCATAAGGTCTGAGGTAAGATCTATACTAAACGAAATGGAGCTCAGGCATCCCGGCATAAAGTTTAATCTACTCAGATCCTACCTTAAGATCTCATCCAACCTAAAGCTCGAAGCGAAGAGTCTTGTATGCAGTCACTGCGGCTACCCCTCCTCCAATCAAATATGCAGCGTCTGCACTATACTCACTAAGCTCAAAAGTGAAGCAAACAGAGCAAAACGTCCAAATACCACTCAAACCTAAACTTCTCCCGGTGGCGGGGAGGGCTGGGAGGCTAGCCGTCTCCCAAACCTGAAAACGGCTACACGCAGGAGCCAGTAACCACCAGGTAAAACACCGCATCTGAAAAACCCGCCAACCGGATGGGAATGAAGCCGCGCTGCGGTGGGTAGCAGCAAGGAGCACTCCTCTCGAAGGGGAGGGTGTGACTCTCAACCACCGAACCGAGTCAGGTCCGGGAGGGAGCAGCTCTAAGGTGGGGCTGGCTACGCTGCCGCATCTACGTGGTCAACTTCATCTGGTTGGAGATGGGGCTCGGTTGCGGTGTGAATTCTGGTGGAGCCGCCACCTCCGAGCACATATCTAGCGATATTTGATTAGTTTACTTGGTTAGTTGGGTAGATTCCTCTTCTTTAAGCAGCTTCCCCTCAACCAAAACCGCGTTGACTTGATAGATTTCTTCTGTAATCGTGTTACCTCGAACCAGCTTTCGTCTCCTCTCGCCTTTTTCAGCCTTACGTAGCCCCGTTCCCCTTGTTAATAGAACATACTTCTTCACCCCGCCTAAAACATCTGCACGCATAGGGAAACCAGCTTTATCACTTCCGCCAGTTATCTTTATCTTACCGGGTATACCGATGACTTCAGCATCGAATATGTCGCCTATCTTAAGTCCTACCAGCGGTTGAGCCAGCTGATCTTTTAGCTCCTTGCTGATGGATTTACCTGTTTTAGGGTCTGAGACCACTAATTTGAAGGTTGGCAAGCCGCACCAGACAGAGACCCCTACATCTAGCTAAATAAGCGTTTAATGCAAACACACTAACCCAGAGTGTGGTGTTTACTGTATCAACGGTTCATAAGGTCCACAAATCTTAAAGGTTGGGTAAGCGCAAAATAGATTGCTATGACCCTAAAAGTTGGGGAAAAGGCACCGGACTTCACCTTAAGAGACCAAGACCTAAAGCAAGTCAAACTTAGCGATTATCGAGGTAAAAAAGTTGTGCTAGCCTTCTTCCCAGGCGCTTTTACATCGGTGTGTACAAAAGAAATGTGCAGTTTAAGAGACGCTTTACATAACTTTAACAAGCTTGATGCTGTGGTGCTGGGTGTAAGTGTTAATGATCCCTTTACGTTAAAGGGGTTTGCTGAGAGAAATATGTTGAACTTCCCACTTCTAAGCGACTATGATCGCAAGGTTATCGAGATGTATGACATAGTCCACAGAGACTTCGCTGGGCTCAAGGGTTACTCAGCTTCGAAGAGAGCCGTCATATTAGACCGAGAAGGTGTGGTGAGATATCTTTGGGTTTCGGAGGATCCGAAAGTTGAACCAGACTACGATTTGATTCAAGCCGAGCTTGCAAAGATAAAGTAGAGATCAAAAGTTTTAAGAGTCGTCGATGCCGTCTTCGCCCTATTGGCTCTGTTAGAGTTTAACGGAAAAAGACCTAGGCTGGGCAAGGATGTCTATGTTGACCCTACAGCTAGGATCCTAGGTGATGTCGAGTTATGTGATTACGCTGCTGTTTGGTTTGGTTGCTTGGTTAAAGGCGAGTTTAAATCAACAAAGATCGGAAGAAGTAGTGTAATTATGGAGCAGTGTTTTGTGGAAGATACGCACATAGGTGAAGAAGTGCTGGTAAGCCACAGAGCCGTCCTCCATAGATGTATAGTTGAAAGTAGAGTGCTGATAGGAATAGATGCCGTTATCTTAGATGGTGCACAGATTGGGGAAGGAAGCATAATAGGCGCAGGGAGCCTAGTAACGGCTGGCACAAAAATACCCCGTGAATGTGTTGCATTAGGTTCGCCAGCTAAACCGTATAGGGGAGTCGCTGAGAAGGATAGAGAATTGTTCAAGAAGGCTCTAGAGGAAGCAGCTTGGAAGACCTCTCTATATAAGATGATTTTAAGCGGCTCACTCGAGCCCTAACCTTTTGATAAGCCTCTTATGCTCTTCTTCGCTAATCCAATCTACTTTCAGATACTCGATTATCTCCTCCCTAGTTAAGCCTATCCTCTTAGCTTCCTCTACTGTAAAACGGTAAGCTTCAATTTCAATAGGGTTATCGACATAAGAAAGCTCCTCATTAAAGAGCTGCTTACCATCCAAGAACTGTTTAAGATGGTAGAGCTCGTGGATGATATCTAGATAAAGGGTTCTCAAGTCGCTATGCTTTAAGTGGTAGGTGCTTACCAGCAGATGTCCATCAACATCACTAACACCCATATATCCATAGCGTGAAGAAAAGAACTCCACTTTAAGATTGCTTAGAATCTCCTCCGTCCTATCTCCAAAGAGGCTTCGAACAGCAGGGACCTTCTCAAAGCCTTTAAAGTAGTCCGTAAAGCGAAAGAGTTTCGTAGGAACATCACGAATTATAGTTATGTCATCCAGCCCCGCCATCACCCTATTATTATACTCGCCTGCTTAAAAAGAAAACTAAATTACTAGATAACGAGTACCCGAACACAGGGCGAAGATGAAGTATATGGTTGACGCTATGCTCTACGGTTTAGCTAAGGAGCTGCGTGAACTAGGAATCGAGTGCGAGACAGCGTCTAAGCTCATACGGGGCGACGAAGACTCGAGCATAAGTATACCAGACCCTGACATAGTAGAATACCTCTTGAAAACTAAGGGAGAGGTCTGCTTAATAACGCTAGACAGCGAGCTAGCGCAATACTGTGCCAAATTCAACCTACCTTGCATAAGAATACAAGATCTTGTAATAAGGCATATTCTAGAGCAGAGGAAGCGTAGCTGAGATACTCTTCAGCCGGCGGTTAAGCCGGTTTTGACGCACTTACTTTAATCTCTGCTTGAAGATCTTTTATCTTAGCCAACTTCTTTGCTAACTTCTTCTTCTCCTCGATATTCATAAGCCTAGCGATGACTATTCTTTGTGCTTGCGGCGAGCCTGCTCCGTGTAGGGATTCGGTTAAGTAGCCTACCGCATTTCTACCTATAGTCATGTTCTCTATTAGGCGAAGTATTCGAATCCTGTCTTCTGGGTCCACACCCTCCTTCGTTGCCAAGAACTTTCTTACAAGCGGTCCAGTGACAGGATTCTTAAGCTCCTTTTCAGATGGTAGTGTTACTACAAAGCCTCCCGCTAGATCTTGAGCTAACCTAGCTATTTCGTAAGTGAATCTTGTAACGTTGTGTTTACATACGTTTGCAAGTAGAGGATCACACTGCCAGTTCCCAGCCTTCGTCTTATACGATGAATAAGATGATGCTATACCTGTGCCAAATATGGTCTCATTGAGGTGCGCCATCTCAACCAGCTTCTCCCTGATATGACTCTTATCGCCGACGCCGTTATAATCGGCTATAAGGGCGGCAGCGCCTATCAGCACATCACCAACGCCGCTCTTGCACGTATAGCTTCTCCTATGATATGCTGTGAATCTGTCTATTAAGGTGGGTACGAACTCTATCTCACCGCACATAAACACATACTTCCATGGTACAAACACATCCTCGACGACTATCAAAGCTTCCTGCCCAGAGTAGAGGGAGTTACCTGCATCGATCTCCCCGCCATCAACTATTCTCGTATCACAGGATTGCCGGCCATAGATGTAGGTCAAACCAGGTGCATCAACGGGTACAGCGCAAGAGACTGCGTAATCCTCTTCACCAGGTTCGAGGCGCATGGTCGGCATAAAAATCAGCCAATGTGAGTTTATGCAGCCTGTCTGATGAGCCTTTGCCCCTCTTATCACTACCATCCTTCCTCCTCTCAACAACGTGGAGAAAGAGGTCTGGGTCTATCTGTTTTGATGGTCCTACACTTCTATCTCCTTTAGGGTCGGTCATGGCGCCGCCTATTACAAGATTCTCTTCTTGAACATATTTTACAAACTCTACGAAGCGCTTATGATACTCGGTCTTATACTTTTCATCTATCTCATAAGTTACCGAGTAGAGTGTGTTCAAGGCATCCATGCCTACACAGCGCTGAAAGCAGGTGCCTGTAAGCTGACCTAATCTCCTCTGCATCTTGTTTTGCAGCACCACATCTTCTGCGCTCTCTGTTATGTGTAGGAAGCGGTTGACAGGTTTGCCTATTAGAGACGAGTAGGCTTGGCCAAGATGAGGCTCTCTAACGGCAAGATCATAGGTTTCCGCCACCGCATTTATTGATGGTCTGATTATTGGGTGGTCTACTGGGTTCTCTATGAGCTGCCCCATATAGTAGACCTTAAGCTTACGCTTCCTCAGACTCTCTATATATTCTTGTCCGTTTCGGATCGGCACAAGTATTATTATCCACTATTTGGTTTATAAATATATCGCAAAAGAAAACTTTAAACTAAAGCGTAGCGCATATAACAATTGAGTCGTCATGAAGGCTATGAAGCTAGTGGAGTTTGGGAAACCCCTTCAGCTAATCGAAAGCGAACCACCACCGCTGTTAGATGATAATGTGTTGGTTAAAGTTGAGGCTTGTGGTGTATGTCACAGTGACATACATCTAAGTGACGGCTACTATGGTGCCAAAGAGGAGGAGAGGTTGACAATAAGAGATAAACGGATACGCCTACCTTTAACCTTGGGCCACGAAGTTGCTGGGAAGGTAGAAGCCAAAGGAAGAAGTGTAACTGGGTTTGAAGTTGGTGAGCGTGTCGTGGTTTATCCTTGGATAGGTTGTGGTGTCTGCGGCTTCTGCAGAGCAGGGCTTGACAACCTGTGTGAGAGACCACAATCGTTAGGTGTTTATTCTGATGGCGGCTATGCGGAATATGTTGTTGTACCTAATCAGCGCTACGTCTTGAGATATGATGGTTTAAAGCCAGAGGAGGCAGGTGTTTTGGCATGTTCGGGTATAACTGCGTTGCAGGCGGTAAAACGTGCGCAGATTAAGCCGGATGAGATCGCTGTGATAATAGGCGCTGGCGGAGTAGGCGGTATGGCTATACAGCTCGCTAAATCTTTGACAGCATCTACCGTAGTTGTGTTAGATGTGAATGATAAGAAGCTAGCATACGCAAAAACTCTAGGCGCCGATCTCACGATAAATTCGGCTCAACAAGACGTTTCAGCCGCGTTAAAAGAAGCGTTCAAAGGTAAGAGAGCGAATGCTGTTATAGATTTTGTAGGCAGCACCCAGACTGTAGAATCAGCTCTAAAAATCCTCGGAAAGGGTGGCAGGCTCGTAGTAGTCGGTTTATTTGGTGGGGTTCTTAAGATCCAGATACCTCTTCTGCCCATAATGGCTTTCAACATATTGAGCAGCTACACAGGTACACTCACCGACTTACAGGAGATGCTTCACCTTGCAAGCCAAGGGGTGGTAAAACCCGTGATTTCAACGTCATTTCGACTGGATCAAGCCAATGAAGCTTTGTCTAGCTTGCGAAAGGGAGAGATCGAGGGCAGAGCGGTAATAAAACCCTAAACGCTAATCATTCACCCCAAAGATCTCTCGCGACATCGCTTAGACCTAGGGAGACAAGCTTCTCTTTGCTGGGTTTGCTTGTGGCAGCATCCCAGCCACGTGCTTCATAATATTGGGGTAAAAGTTCATCCAACTTAACAACCGCTCCAGCCTTTGTTGGTAGCGTTAGTAGCCTCTTTGGCAGAGTATCTTCGCTCTTGCTGCAGCCGTGCTTAACATTAAAACACTTCTTAAGATTGAATATCTTTTCACCAAGCATCATAACGTCAGCCAAAGAGAGGTTTAACCCAGTTACAGCGTTATACACTTTAAGCATATATTCATTGGAAGGGTAGCCTCGCGCATCTACAGCAAACAGGCACCAGCCTGAGGCTTGCGTAAATGCATTCCAATCCTCTACTTCCTTCACGAGTTTACCCTTGCCTTCCGTGGAGAATCTAGTTTTGAGTTCTCTGAATAGGCTTAACCCCTCTGTATGTCTTCCCCCTGTTGGTGTGCAAGCGTAATGTGCACCTACACCTTGAGCTGCTCTTGGGTCGTGCATGGCTATCTCCAACCCTTTTGAGTGTATAGCGTATTCTTCAGCACTGCCTCCTATTTGCTTAGCAGCCCTTCTAACACCTTCTGCTAATATGTCGCCGATTCCCTTTCTTTCTCCTATCATCTCCAATAATTGCAGCAGAGCCTCCCCCTCGCCAAACTTCAGCTTAAGACCACCTGTATCTTTCTCGCTTAAGACACCTTTTTCAAAGCACTCCATCGCAAACGCTATCACACCTCCTGCTGAAATCGTATCTAAACCGTAGAGGTTACAGAGGTTATTTGCTTTGGCGATAACCTTAGGATCATTGACTCCGCAATTAGGACCAAACGAGGCTACCGTCTCATATTCAGGGCCCTCAACCCCCTCCTCAACTTCATATGGCCCGTCTAGAGCTTTATTGACTCTTCTGCAGCCTATGGGGCAGGCGTAGCAAGTACGGTTCTTTAAGAGGATGGTCTCGTATCCTCCTGGGTATGCTACCATTTCAACATATGCGTCAGAAGGTCCGAAGCTTGAGCCGCTCCAATTATAAGCTGGTACATCACCCAACTGCCAGAAGAATGCGAAAGATCCGGGTGTTCCTCCCTTCGTGAACGATACTACATTCTTGTTAGTCTTAACGTAGTTTGTTATCTCTACCACCAGCTGCTTGAGTGTTGACGGGTCTGCGACGGTCGGATTCTTACTTCCTTTAACAACGACAGCTTTAAGGTTCTTTGAGCCCATTACAGCACCGACACCGCATCTAGCAGCCGCCCTATCTGCTTCATCATTCATTATGGCTGCGAATCTGACCATCTTCTCACCCGCTCTTCCGATGGTGCAAGCTTTTAGTTGCGGTTCTCCTAGATCGCGTTTTATCGCTCTTTCAGCTTCTCTAGCATCCATCCCCCAGTATGCTGAGGCGTCCCTCAGCTCAACCCTCCCATTATATAGGAGTAGAAGCGTAGGTTTACGTGCTCTTCCGCTTACAACAATAACGTCATAGCCACACTTC
The Nitrososphaerota archaeon genome window above contains:
- a CDS encoding PDZ domain-containing protein; the protein is MPDEKEGKKFGVVEFQPPLLIVKTKRGLRLLDRLGRYILTPWLGWIFTLLMPIIAVIGLYIVIRSVSLIVSNALAREYIRSVTPLANLLIPGLNPYLPLLYGWVALIVGIVIHEAAHGVLARSLNFPVKSTGLLFFLFIPIGAFVEVDDKEIRAARARDSGRVLAAGPGSNMVVALISLLILLTLLGSAAPIVDGIGVTAVAEGYSAHTAGIKPGDVLTSINGVSTKDMGDAYNTLSTLKPGDTVVLGFVRLAGGEVIGSYSVEVSAAANPYNSSKGYLGLTGVGLREVLDNYRDAWRVNPLLYLVWPTFSTANQQLIPFSQLMSHFYSSPLGSLYPTLANLFFWIWFVNFNISIFNALPIYPLDGGQTFRALLQGSLKNIASEETIKRLTLGVTLLVLSLVLSMLFFPYLLPQ
- a CDS encoding alcohol dehydrogenase catalytic domain-containing protein, producing the protein MKAMKLVEFGKPLQLIESEPPPLLDDNVLVKVEACGVCHSDIHLSDGYYGAKEEERLTIRDKRIRLPLTLGHEVAGKVEAKGRSVTGFEVGERVVVYPWIGCGVCGFCRAGLDNLCERPQSLGVYSDGGYAEYVVVPNQRYVLRYDGLKPEEAGVLACSGITALQAVKRAQIKPDEIAVIIGAGGVGGMAIQLAKSLTASTVVVLDVNDKKLAYAKTLGADLTINSAQQDVSAALKEAFKGKRANAVIDFVGSTQTVESALKILGKGGRLVVVGLFGGVLKIQIPLLPIMAFNILSSYTGTLTDLQEMLHLASQGVVKPVISTSFRLDQANEALSSLRKGEIEGRAVIKP
- a CDS encoding 30S ribosomal protein S6e; the protein is MPTFKLVVSDPKTGKSISKELKDQLAQPLVGLKIGDIFDAEVIGIPGKIKITGGSDKAGFPMRADVLGGVKKYVLLTRGTGLRKAEKGERRRKLVRGNTITEEIYQVNAVLVEGKLLKEEESTQLTK
- a CDS encoding peroxiredoxin, whose translation is MTLKVGEKAPDFTLRDQDLKQVKLSDYRGKKVVLAFFPGAFTSVCTKEMCSLRDALHNFNKLDAVVLGVSVNDPFTLKGFAERNMLNFPLLSDYDRKVIEMYDIVHRDFAGLKGYSASKRAVILDREGVVRYLWVSEDPKVEPDYDLIQAELAKIK
- a CDS encoding helix-turn-helix transcriptional regulator, encoding MAGNCEFEATLQLLARKHTLTILRVLAVNSTMCFNEIRRVTRVNPKTLTDRLRELEKEGLVRRSELRKIPREVRYSLSEKGFDLAKVFEVIAAWHRKYSNI
- a CDS encoding deaminase — encoded protein: MRVSVKTDKAPKPAGLYSQAVRAGDFIFISGQVGIDPATGRFVEGGVEEQTRQTLRNIESILTAAGSSLDDVVKISVFLKDVKDFQVMNKVFAEFFKEPPPARTTVGVEFFAPEMLVEIDAIAYSPK
- a CDS encoding gamma carbonic anhydrase family protein — translated: MALLEFNGKRPRLGKDVYVDPTARILGDVELCDYAAVWFGCLVKGEFKSTKIGRSSVIMEQCFVEDTHIGEEVLVSHRAVLHRCIVESRVLIGIDAVILDGAQIGEGSIIGAGSLVTAGTKIPRECVALGSPAKPYRGVAEKDRELFKKALEEAAWKTSLYKMILSGSLEP
- a CDS encoding DoxX family membrane protein; the encoded protein is MLGGLAAYSDLASLVIRVLVGVLMIIHGYPKVFVKEARQQMIPMMQSVGVPRAGFEVAAILEFFGGLFLLLGLLG
- a CDS encoding aldehyde ferredoxin oxidoreductase family protein translates to MAAKLGGFMGKILWVNLSSSKILEKDLPAEWCREYVGGVGLGARLLYDEVPAWVAPLDPDNRLIFTQGPLSGTVAPTASRYTVVTKSPLTGYFGDASGGGFFPAELKKCGYDVIVVSGRARKPTLLLLYNGRVELRDASAYWGMDAREAERAIKRDLGEPQLKACTIGRAGEKMVRFAAIMNDEADRAAARCGVGAVMGSKNLKAVVVKGSKNPTVADPSTLKQLVVEITNYVKTNKNVVSFTKGGTPGSFAFFWQLGDVPAYNWSGSSFGPSDAYVEMVAYPGGYETILLKNRTCYACPIGCRRVNKALDGPYEVEEGVEGPEYETVASFGPNCGVNDPKVIAKANNLCNLYGLDTISAGGVIAFAMECFEKGVLSEKDTGGLKLKFGEGEALLQLLEMIGERKGIGDILAEGVRRAAKQIGGSAEEYAIHSKGLEIAMHDPRAAQGVGAHYACTPTGGRHTEGLSLFRELKTRFSTEGKGKLVKEVEDWNAFTQASGWCLFAVDARGYPSNEYMLKVYNAVTGLNLSLADVMMLGEKIFNLKKCFNVKHGCSKSEDTLPKRLLTLPTKAGAVVKLDELLPQYYEARGWDAATSKPSKEKLVSLGLSDVARDLWGE
- a CDS encoding TIGR00269 family protein, with translation MATLLKCSRCGEASVYYRYYSGERLCRSCFIESIIEKTRRTISKYKMLSYGDKIGVAVSGGKDSLTLLHILSKITSGHASEIVALIVDEGIEGYREEAVKHAIQTCNKLGVKYRILSFKDAYSLTLDEAIKLRTDKSLAACTICGALRRRAIDQLAKEADVDVVATAHNLDDVLQTFLMNLFSGDIWRVARSRVLEETSEFFPVKRVKPLMEIPEAEVALFAYLKGIPFQRASCPYMSESIRSEVRSILNEMELRHPGIKFNLLRSYLKISSNLKLEAKSLVCSHCGYPSSNQICSVCTILTKLKSEANRAKRPNTTQT